Genomic segment of Gouania willdenowi chromosome 17, fGouWil2.1, whole genome shotgun sequence:
TCCTCTCAGTGATTCAAATCAACTGTCGGACAGTTTGGACAGCCTCACAGAGATTGGAGAGGTGATTTAACCTTATTTGTATTAAATGCCTACAGAGTTTACGTCATCTGAACGGGAAGGGGAAAATGTGTCTCTCTCCTATTAGACTCTCCTATTGTTTTATTATGCACTATGAAGGAAGTGCTTGAACCAGTAGATGAGAAATAAAACTGTGAAGGAAAACCTGGGGCTTGTACTGGAGTTGTAAACTGACTGTCATTGGgattaaaacaaacagaatttttagttgttgttttttcatgtaaaaGATATGCATCCTGTTTCTATTCCTCACCTCCAACAATtaatgtttgtaataataaaaccACATTTAATCATTGCATTTCTTAAAGGAGGCAATTTCAGCGGAACTGTTGTCCAGTAATGAAAATCTAGAAGCTGCGAGCCCCGAGGTAAGATACAAAATCTACAACAAGCCAAATATAAAAGGTTGCTGGTGTgatcatttttgaaatgttgatgTACTGTGATGAAcaggcaggtttttttttttttttgctttattattgtttttagccGGAGAAAAAATCTGTGTTTGCTGGGTTATTTCGGAGGACGCCTAAAAATGAGGAGCCTCAGGTAACAAAAGACAGCATCAGCATCGGGAGGTTTTTTTCAAGGTTTGGTCTTCTCTGTGCATAAATCACTGCTTCCTACTTAAATGAACACAGatatgaatatgaataaataagttACACCGAAACACAACTGGCACAattaaaaatccaaaaattAGTTGATCATCTTTAAAATGGTTGATTTGATGTGTCCTTTTattgtctaataataataatgcagaaAATGTATGTAGCGCTTTTTTGGGAACACAAAGCCACTTTACCtaagacaaacacaaataaagagaAGTTTTAACAAGGTGGGTTTTGAGGAGTGTTTTAAATCTGTGTTTGATCGTAGTTTTCAGTTTGCCGTTCTTTTTTCTGTTCTGCAGGACAGCGAGGAGGCCGAGGCTCCGCGGGGAGGCAGGCTGAGACGTAAACGCACCATAAAGAAGAAACAGCGCGTGAGTTGTGGCTCTCAAGCCTTCATCACTGAGATTTCTGCAGCCAAAGCCTTCTCAGTGACTTTAGTCTGATAAGCTTGTTTCCTTATGTTATATTTACTCAGGTCGTTTCCTTCCGGGTCAAGCAAACTGTTCCAAGAATTCCCAAACGTAACCTGGCCTTACAGGTATTCCCTGCCATCTTTAACGTTCATGCTCAGATTgtcttttgaatgtttttcacaATAAGGGTTTGACGGCGTGAGTctgtttctattgtttttttttttgctttacagaGTTCAGATAAACTGCCTGAGATTGAGGAGGCTGTTGAGGCTCTGGAGCTGGAAGACCTGAACCCAGTGCAGGTCAGCATTATTATACAGTGACaaggtttttattgttattcacAAGCTTGAAGTTActattcatttattcaattaACTTTGAAGAAGTTAAATGTTAGACCTGGGAATTCAACTTGCAAGTCAAATACTACAAATATTTATTGACATATTTacctattttttaataaatattatgaAGGCTCTGATGGCATGAATGTAGCATACAAATTGTTGCATTAGACCACGTGTCAAACAGGTCAAACAAAtcaggccctttagagcatcaaattcggcccgcaggagaaagtaaaaacattttgtatgttaccatctaattcagttgtagatatcttcgcccctccaaatacaaaaaatatatttaaatcaacaatatttgcagagctcagttttccagttcttttttcacatgacggcagtcatttttaatctcaaattgttgaaagaactctcaatttttcctcaaatgatttcatgaaatttaggaggtagcagcacacctttggatgagagatcatccatgctcagcagagctcagagggagcggaggaaaggcgtttttgagacagaaaatggtgctacatACGAGAGTTAACGTTCCCAGAAGCAcatactcgaccagagcatgtgtggaactcatggatagtgtggcgatggggAGATAAAACCATGAAAAAAAGGGGAATGCAGTGACACTGCATGTcctggaggaagaggaagttgcgtgtgtgcagactgacgggagagaaacttggaggaacgccaaaatacaggaagaaatccattcaactctgacccagatagataaataataataattttgcatcaaaagcccggtctcaatgtttttttttttttgtttgatataAGGAAAccatgttcagatgttagagttgtcactaaagcaaaaaaaaaaaatagatttaaagtcactgacggggtttttttagaaaaacttttttctcagctttttgctctgaaactgaagatttgtgtaaaacttgctctattcaacggctgattacaaaagaacgaaatgagccagaaacaacagttttttttgatgaaagtagagggttcaatctttcagaatctggtgtcagatttcagatagtcatagtagaagatattctgtgggtctttaaaatcagtcaaaatgctcaaaaacggctggtactgaggggggtagaaaatctgagaatggctggcactgaatgagttaatacgAGGGATAAAAGAGACATTTTAAATGTGGCTCAGGCAGAAAAATGTGTCCGATCCTCACATTACAGttatctgatcaaatcaacctgttacattgtttatcaatgaaggcatttcaaattaaaagtgcactttatcattttcacgaatttcaatgacatttacaagcgttagaaaaactccatgttccgtgatttctagacagcccaaaaataatgacatcatggcccagtccgccGCCTTAGCGTCAGACCGCCTTCATTTACAGACTCACGCTTTTGGTCTACatacgcgcggtgggcgtgtcaggagcctggaccagagaatacgcaCAGGAGAttagcgcgtaactgcaggcgcgtgAAAaaacgcttaagtccagacgggagaatagggCTCTAAGTGAATCCATGTTAattagctttttatttttactggctgaggtgtgtgtgtgtgcgcatacATCACTGCTAATGTTGTTGTTCCAGGAGAGCACGGTGGAGGTCCAGCCTGTGGAGATGGCAGCTTTTCCCACTGAGGAAAACCCAGTGGAATCCAACCCGGTTGGTTtgagtgttttctgtgtgttagTGATCCCAGTGATAAGTCGTCTTTCTCTTAATAAAATGTCTCTGGTTGCAGGAACATCAGGAGCTGATGGAGTGGTGGAAATCAGTGAAAGGTTTGTGTTAGTTATATTAGAAGACAATTAttttgtttgcatatttttggctctgtgttgattttatgCTGCTTCACAAAACTAGTTTGAATCTCAGggtttttgttctttgtgtgctgatcatgtttattttgctgcgtgttgccaggttggacgGAGTGGAATGAGACTACGGCCTTTGAGGAAGATGATGAACAAATGTAAACACTATTTACATTCAGGatactttttgttgttgattaatTTTAGACTTTAATAGTTTTTGTAAGCATCAgaatatacaaatgtacaagaaatgtattgtattttattgaaaaacaaaGTTCCTTTGGCTGTCCAGGGCAATGGAGCAGGCAGCAGATCGTGTCTTTATGGCAGCTCGTCTCTTCGTGCATCTTTTCAACCAGCGGGGCGCGTCCCTACAACAACGCATCCTGGAGCTTTTGTCTCTGGCCGACGCCGCCGATCACTTCCATAAGAAGACGACGACGGCGGCCGTGggtgggggcgtggccagcgTCGCTGGCAGCATAACCACAATCACTGGCCTCATTCTGGCTCCGTTTACTTTTGGAGCCTCCATCATCGTCACAGCTGTGGGGATTGGTGTGGCGACGGCCGGCAGCATCGCATCAGCAACCGCCAACATCACGGACACTGTGCACTCCAACATGGACCGCAAGAAGCTGGAGAAGATGATTCAGGACTACCAGGAGGAGATCAAAGACATTCGAGAGTGTTTAGAGTTTGTCCAGGTGAGTTCTTGGATCCTTTTATGTTTAACAGACATGTTTTGTTCAGCCTATCAGGATTTTTCTATGGCCTGGAAACACAAGTGTTTGCTGTGTTTTGccacatagatcaataaatacaagatcatttgctcgacAGAacaatgtaaaaggttgaaactgcCGCTCGAAAGTTAGTTTTTCTCTCCAATGTAGACACTCGGATTATtcacattgtcggaaaagtttcgtgcattgcattgtgggatatggcgTCCTggagaccaggggttctcaacgttggggttgtgagacactgggaggggggcgccagattccttcaacaaacagaatattttttttaacaatttcagccaattattgcttatttttaccctttttttgcaactgcaccaaacttaccatatgtTAACCTATTTCCACGtcgtatttttgctccttttaatgcattttgctacatcactcccatttctgcctcttctccatcaaatttcaatgtcttttctccacatttttttccattctgcacttataaaccctttccaacacttttcccaccaaatgtcacatatgttgaaccatcattgtcacttttaacctcttttcaccacatttaatgcttatttttgcaaatttaaccagATTTcggatttgtcatgcccattatttgccagtgattgttccaatattgacattttgagccctttttaccatttttttctgttgtttatcacagattcatagaacaatggaccattattttgctgactttatggatgggccccaaatacatctcccctttattctcccTTTATAGATATAGATGTGATAACTGGTATCTGATGACATTTCACTAACTAGACATTTCCAGGACTGTGTTGACACTCTTTTCCCATCTGTTGCAGGAAGGTATGGATACTCTTCAGGGGTGGGATTTTGAAAAATTCTCCCAGAGCGCTGCCAGTAAGGCCATGAACCACAACATCAAACACGTGATGAAGGAGGGAGGCCGCGCTGGAAAAGCCCTGATGATCAACACGGACAAGCTCATCAGCACGGTGCAGGTTTTAGGCGCTGCGGGTGGCGTCGCCAAAGCCGCTCAGGCCATCAGCGTCACCACGGGCGTCATGTCCGCACTCTTTCTGGCTCTGGATATATTTTTCCTTGCCAAAGACTCGCACAAGCTCCGCAAAGGGGCCAAAACCAAATTTGCCTCAAAGATCAGAGACGTGTGTAAAGACCTCCAGGACGGCCTGTTGGAGCTGAACAAGGTGAAGACGCAGCTGCAGAAAACAATGGACGGCATCGAGGTGGAGGAGTTTGAGGAGTTTGAAGAGGTCGAGGTTGAGGTGGAAGACGACCTCGAGTCCGACCCGAAGAAGCTGGCTGAGTTGGAGCAGGAGCTCGACCTCCTGGAGGAGAAACTGGACAAGaagctggaggagcagcagaaaaaggaaaTGGAGCTAAAAGCTaaggaggaaaaagaaaagagggaggaggaggaggagaatgaTAAAAAAGAGAATGACAAAGGTGATTCTGTGTCTCTGAGTGCtgatgaagaagagaagaaaccTCTCAAAGAGGAAGATCCCAAAGAATTGCTTCTAAAAGGCAgcaagaaagagaaagaaacgGAAAACTGGAAAACATCTGGGAAACTGCAAATTAACCAAGAGAAAAAGGAGAGCACTGTGTGGCATCTAGCAGAGGAAGTGGAAAAAGAGCAGCAGGAGGTGAAGAGCACATCAAGAGATTCAAAGCGTCTGAAAGCTCAGAGTGAGTTGGTTAAAACTGAGAAGAAGAGTGCGAGTTGGGAGAGCAGCAGGGATGAGGATGGAGGGTTGATGCCGGAATGGAAATCTGTAAATACAGGGAGAGCGTCTGAGAACAGGAGCAGTAGGAGCAGCAGGGAGgaggatggaggaggaggaggactgaAGCCTGAATGGAATTCTgttcacacacagagagaaacagAGAGCAGGAGCACAAGGAGgcacagcagcaggagcagcagggaggaCGAAGGAGAGTTCAGGCCTAAAGGGACGTCAATGAACACAGAAAGAGAATCAGAAAGCAGGAGCACGAGGAGGCACAGCAGCAGGAGTGACAGGGAGGCCGAGAAAAGaggcaaacaggaagtcaggcaaagtgaggaggagaaaaggagccattatcaccaccaccaccaccacagtgACAGGAGCGAGagttggaggaggaggagacaggATGAGGAGAGAGCAACTGATCACGCATGGAAAGATAAAAAGACAGCAAAAGACGAGCACAGAGAGTGGGACAAAGAAAGCCGGGCGAGCAGGGTGGAGAGCACCAAGAAGAGGgttgaggaagaggagaagagcAGGGAGCACAGGGACAGTCGGAAGAGAGGAAGCGAGAGAGACAGcgagcatcatcatcatcatcacagtcAGAGAGGTTCACGACTTCGCTCCGACCCTTTGCTGGAAGACGGACTCAACATTTAGCACCAAAACTATCAGATTCTGTCAAACAGGACCTTGTTCACTGTGAGAGTTGGAACATCAAGCAGGTCAAAGCTGTTAATCACAGAGAACTCTACTAAACACTGGTTacagagaagaaaagctctccCCAACATCCTGGTTTTACATTATATACTGACTGAGAATTTAGTCTCAGCTTAAAAGAGAAACAGGAAAGCTATAGAAAAGATGCaccttaaaataaaaacatcagtaCCAGCAGCTGGACTATATGACCGTATGTTTACTGAAACATGGAAAGGAAAtttcttgtttaaaaaaaaaaaaaaaacaaaactaacattTTATCCTGTTTCACATAAAATTTGTGGAATTTTCTTGTTTCTGGGAGTGTGGATTAAATGCTAGAATTTgtatttcttacattttctaCTCTGTGGACTTTTTGGAGACACAGTTAACTTTTATTTGCCTTTACCACTACATGTTTGATGTTTTATATTGATATTAACACTGGAAATACACTTTTAGTTTACATTGGTGCTggggtttttcttttaaataataaattatttagtgTTCCATGCAGAGTTTTTGTCTCATTTCTAAGCATTTAGGGATTTCATACACTtgatatatatttatgactGGTTATTATCACTAGATGGCAGTAAAGAGCCAAACAAGTATTACGAGTCAAACACATTTAACTGCAACCAATAGTGTCATAGATGAAGATTTACCTCTTTTACATGTTCACAGTGAATCACAGGTGAGGAAAAAGGCAAATTAGTACATTGTGGACTCAAAGAACAAGATCATTTGAAATCATTTCTACTGACATTTCAACGTGCAACACTTTATTCCACTCAATTCATGCCATTGTATTATTTTCAAAGGACCACTTCTGAATCATTTCATCTGAAATCATAATGAaattaccctttttttttttttttttttttttttttactccatcaTCTTAAACAAAATCCTATCTGTGATACTAGAACACATTTATCACAATACTTCAGTGATTTACTTGCCAGGCTTCAAACTTAcgaagataaatacagatgtacttagagttaaatactgttgTACTTTATAAAGtgctaattgtgtgtttttaaattaaagggaCATTTTCATTGTCACTtatctccctttttttttaggGTGATACTAAAACATACTGCAAATTTAcaagtttataaatattttattattgtgcatagtTCCTGTCATGAACATATAGATGGGCTATCTGAAccttttcaataataataataataaaaatacaactggtttccaagtaggaactaatcactggtaaataaagcccaataaaactctggaaaacaataatcaGGAATAGATAAAGTATttgcttcctggtaaagatagtggCTCTAACAACAATGGTTGGCTGCATCCTACATGATATTTGACAGTGTTTTGAAAGCTAAATCTGgttagatttttgttttgaggATAATTAAAGGGTATTTATGGTCGAATATCGTAATGAGTATGATTGTGTTATCCATCATGGTTGTGCTGTTACATTGGTGTTAAACACAAACCCTTAGTATGTGTAAACGAACATGTTAAGTTttgaatcattatttatttatttatttatttatttagggcgggcgaccttttttttttttcttttttttttaaagaataagtaaataaataaaatacgaAATCACAGGGAGGAAAAAGTCAGCGTCCGTTTCGCCGTGTGTCACGTGACTTACGCTCGTTCTGACGTCATGACGCAAGAGGCGAACGACATAAAAGCCGTGTTCGACAGGAGTTTGCCAGAATCGTTTTGTGAGTCGGATACTCGTTCAGCGAAACACGCTACGTTTCAAAGCCAGTACACATTCTCTTGTGACCGCTCTAAATACTAAGCAAATGGCAAGGCGTTTGTGCCGATTCTGTCCCTACAGGGTTGGACTGTTTTTAGAAAACAAATTACTGAAAAGGCGAATCCAAACAATACAGAGCCAGTTTGACAGACAGAATAGGAGGATCATTGACCTTGAAAACAAGGTGAACGCTGGAAACCATCGGAAAAGGAGGCGCTTGGATCAACACGTCGACTTTTCTGACGTCCACCAAGGTCAACGAGAACAGTTGAAACAGCACGAAAGAGATGAGGCTGAATTACTGGCAACGACACAGGCCAAAGAAAATAGTGTACACCACCACATAGATGAGCCGCTAGAGGAGAAGTACAACATGGAGGAGACACACGTAGAGGAGCTGAAAGAGAaggaagaaaacatttttttcctggACGAAAACAGAGACCTCTACGCAGAACTGCTAGAAACACAGGCTGAGTTTAAGAAGCTGGGGGAAAGGTTTAAAATTCTTGAAAAGAAAGTCGAGGCAGCAAACAGAGAATTTAAGTTGATTGGTGACATCATTTTAGAAGCAGAGGAAGCTTTAGGAGAAGAAGTTGTCTAATCTGCCGTAAAATGGACGCTCTAATCAGCTACAGGTGGCGCTGGAGAACAAACGGTTTTTACCGTGCGGAACGTGCTAAACGTACCATCACGTGGAGTACTACCGTTTTTTATACCCTGCAATATGATCAACCTTGGTTTTGGTCTGACTGTACGCCTGAACCCACTTATCAATGCGTActtcatatcatatcatattcgtacatttttttaaagaaataacgccgttaccgttacaatatggtgcgtttgtccgttactttacTGTTTACAGTGACGCTACATATTTTCGCGGGACAGCGTGCCAAAACACGATAAAACAGAATCTCGTTAAACTGAtttgtttagcattgtgtagatgagaaaaatgcagtttttgtaaagcGGAGTTGGTCAAAATTTATTCCAAATGTTATTCAGATtgcgttcatttatttattttagaaggttttttgtgtttatgttaaacattgttgttagtttttgtacttatgctgtaagggaacattctaaggctaGACACTACcgttttatgatgctgaagccactttaatttttgatctttgattttgaataatattcacgttgttttgttttatttatttatttcacaattgcttgtaacattttcagtttctggtctcaggtaaataaactggtattgaaagaatacttagtgtttcagtcagattggtctttgtaaagattaatactgagcagagtttagtacagtgaatgtaaatgattagaaactgtagggatagatacaataacatttcatttatcagaggattttatccaaaacaatgttaatacaggggcacagttgatcaacagtggattattatattattacagcactgatatgaggctgtatggacacaaatgtccccaaaaaataatacattctttaattctaagtaactcaaaagttactttttccagtaacgcattactttttggtgtaagtaattaaaatattaactgagttactttgtgaatgtaactagtaacggtaacgagctactttttttcagtaactagcacaacactggttgcAAGTATAGTCACTTTagtagaaataaaatgaatgacagACTATCAATAGAATACATGAATAGGGTTTtaatattactttaaaaaaaaatatttaggttTCTGCAATCAACTCAGATTATGGAAAATTAGCTGTAGACAAGAAGTCACTTTAGctaacacagtaaaaaaaaaaaaaaaaaaaagctccataCATTGGTCCCAGCACATAATCAAATGAAATCTGGGagaaatttgtttattttttgtcccaGGTGTCCCAGGAAACTGCCATGGACTTTATACTGTAATGACCTGCCCTACTCTGCCCCTGATTGGCTCTGACTGTTTTTCAAGTGACCAATCAGAAAGGAGGTGCCGTCCATGCAATGGATGGTGCCAAAACTCAACATCACCGCGCGCGGAGAGATCCCAGCGAGAGCACAGACTGAGATGGCGAGTGTGCAGAAAGGCGTTCGCAGAAAGTGATCTAACTGTGCGCGATTACAGTTTTTATGCGCTTGGGTTTTGGCACTAAATTGACACCATACTCTTCAGTCGTCTCAGTGAGGTGTGTACTCAGGATTCTTGGTGACATCGTAGATATTGGGCACTCAGTGCTTTCAGCACCGCCCTCTGGCGGTCAGGAAGGATGAAACAGAACGAAAGTTGCgtatgtaactatggttctatgaatcccggatGACCGCCAGTTTCTCTGTCACTCAGAATTCTTGTGTGTCAGCGAGAAGATTCTAGAGGAACAGAGTCATGGGTGACATATTGCTTCCGAAGCGTCATCCCGGGTCACAGGTGCAGTAGTACCCAGCGGAAGCCCCCGAGCGGAAGCCCCTGACAGGacttttcattctttctttgtttttatattgtgatatatttgtacatatattaaaataaaaaaaaaaaaaaatgtttttcatttgtcaTTATTTACCAGTGCTTATGATATGGACCTAAAAAGCAAcattggttttgtttgtttgttttgcaaaaATTAACATGCATAGTTATGAGATGCCGATTggaaagttgcacatgctaaaataaacagcaatgtttttcaacgtttagcaacaaaccacatttaaaaaaacgtttgtgaattttttttacgttactttGACCAACttcacagcaatatttgtgaaatttgtgatttttttttattgtaaaaatatgtcaatgttaaatctaaatgttaaatctgaatgctAAATGTCAATCTTGAATGTTTGATAtaagtgttaaatgttaaatctaaatgtcaagggtgaaactaaatatttagccaattcaccggaagtaccaaaatgAAATCTCAttgaaatttacatttaacatttagatctagatttgatgtttaacatttaggtttaacattgaCATTCTTTATTATGAGAATTTTTcctacaaatattgctgtaaatctgctcaaaagtaacataaaaaaatttacATACGTTTTTCAAACTTGGTTTGATGCCAAATGTAgtatgtgcaactttacaatcggagCTCCATACATACATCCTTAATTATCTTTTTctcaaattaaagtgaaaccgtgaagtAGTATATCGAACTTTCAGCTCTTGGTTTGAGAAAGGTTGGTGAGCCCTgatctagaatttgtttttgttgacaccGACCCAAATGAAGCGGAATTTCCAGGAAAACAAATTCTAGAGTGTTTAAAAACACTCCATGTTTCATTCCCCCATAAAGTCCAGGAAAGTACGGTGGTAACCAGCTTAACCTGACAGTCAACATGTTGCATACCTCAACAATGAGCCATCTGTGTGCATACAGTGGggtaaaaagtatttagtcagccacccaattgtgcaagttctcccacttaaaaagatgagaggcctgtaattttcatcataggtatacctcaactatgagaggcaaaatgaaaaaaaaaaaaaaccccagaaaatcacattataGGATTTTGAATGAATTTTTTGGTAAATCCTCGGtgaaataagtatttggtcacctacaaacaagcaagatttctgtctctcacagacctgtaacatcttttttaagaggctcctctgtcctccactcgttacctgtattaatggcatctgtttgaactcgttatcagaataaaagacacctgtccacaacctcaaacagtcagactccaaactccactatggccaagaccaaagagctgtcaaaggacaccagaaacaaaattg
This window contains:
- the LOC114479162 gene encoding uncharacterized protein LOC114479162 isoform X6, producing MFRKSQKEKTPKFKASGEPNPEASTEETRSEKEQPADKNKHEKNAEPKREKGKFADMFRKAPKEKSSSPALTVTKAESDEEDAQEEEKTSGQTRENLKEESKLSASSDSLSEHSSKEKGGIFSGLFKKSPKPAEIAQTDQDEQSLHGDLSASNDSLSENSSKEKGFFSGILRKSPKTPGEGTSGQDKESLQAETSASNDNLTENSTKEKGGVFSAMFRKTPKLSEGNQMDEAAEPLKGELSASTDSLSENKEKGGLFSGLLKKTPKTTGEDVSSDTELTASNDSLSDNKQEKSGGLFSGLLKKTPKASGERSKSPDRETQKELSASNDSLSENSSKEKNIFSNIFKRPHKSTESPTVEKDSEESCDKKLSGSSENITDPKDRETQKKLSASNDSLSENSSKEKNIFSNIFKRPQKPTESPSAEKDSEESCDKKLSRSSENITDPKEKKESFAEMFKRSASIEFDFFDEDKGGLFSGLKKAPKVSGEEDGEEDKELSASTDSLTENSNTKEKNIFSGMFKKPPKPADEESGEGNKLSVSCENLVTKEKTGGFAGIFKKSPKPYPRFATNQDPLSDSNQLSDSLDSLTEIGEEAISAELLSSNENLEAASPEPEKKSVFAGLFRRTPKNEEPQDSEEAEAPRGGRLRRKRTIKKKQRVVSFRVKQTVPRIPKRNLALQSSDKLPEIEEAVEALELEDLNPVQESTVEVQPVEMAAFPTEENPVESNPEHQELMEWWKSVKGWTEWNETTAFEEDDEQMAMEQAADRVFMAARLFVHLFNQRGASLQQRILELLSLADAADHFHKKTTTAAVGGGVASVAGSITTITGLILAPFTFGASIIVTAVGIGVATAGSIASATANITDTVHSNMDRKKLEKMIQDYQEEIKDIRECLEFVQEGMDTLQGWDFEKFSQSAASKAMNHNIKHVMKEGGRAGKALMINTDKLISTVQVLGAAGGVAKAAQAISVTTGVMSALFLALDIFFLAKDSHKLRKGAKTKFASKIRDVCKDLQDGLLELNKVKTQLQKTMDGIEVEEFEEFEEVEVEVEDDLESDPKKLAELEQELDLLEEKLDKKLEEQQKKEMELKAKEEKEKREEEEENDKKENDKGDSVSLSADEEEKKPLKEEDPKELLLKGSKKEKETENWKTSGKLQINQEKKESTVWHLAEEVEKEQQEVKSTSRDSKRLKAQSELVKTEKKSASWESSRDEDGGLMPEWKSVNTGRASENRSSRSSREEDGGGGGLKPEWNSVHTQRETESRSTRRHSSRSSREDEGEFRPKGTSMNTERESESRSTRRHSSRSDREAEKRGKQEVRQSEEEKRSHYHHHHHHSDRSESWRRRRQDEERATDHAWKDKKTAKDEHREWDKESRASRVESTKKRVEEEEKSREHRDSRKRGSERDSEHHHHHHSQRGSRLRSDPLLEDGLNI